The genomic segment taatagtataatacaaactacaatttaaatgtatttagattATACGTTACGTACAAATTTATGAGAAGAATTGAACAACAGTTTTTGGCATTGCAAAAAGGCTTAACTGAAGTAGTTCCTGGAACATTGCTAGAGCCTTTTGATGAACGTGAGATTGAATTAATTATCAGTGGTATTGACACTATTGATATTGAAGATTGGAAGCGTAATACTAAGCTCgaagtgattatttttttatacttaaaaatctaacagttaaaaatagtctcaaattaatattatttcatattttatattcagcaTTGTGAATCAGATATGCCTGTGGTGAAATGGTTTTGGGAAATAATTGAACAAGACTATAGTCAAGAAATGCGTGTCAGGCTGTTAAAATTTGTCACTGGAAGTTCTAGAGTTCCTCTTCAAGGTTTCAAGGCACTTGAaggtaaataatgatttatttaataggaATAATTAATGTGCATCTAttgacacataatatattttaattaagggTCATCTTTAGAACGTGGGCCTTGTTTGTTTACCATACACTTGA from the Acyrthosiphon pisum isolate AL4f unplaced genomic scaffold, pea_aphid_22Mar2018_4r6ur Scaffold_15286;HRSCAF=15942, whole genome shotgun sequence genome contains:
- the LOC103311707 gene encoding E3 ubiquitin-protein ligase SMURF1-like, with the protein product MRRIEQQFLALQKGLTEVVPGTLLEPFDEREIELIISGIDTIDIEDWKRNTKLEHCESDMPVVKWFWEIIEQDYSQEMRVRLLKFVTGSSRVPLQGFKALEGSSLERGPCLFTIHLIDVPTDNLPNAHTCFNCLYLPKYESKQRLLDKLSQAVEETCGFNIE